One Sporosarcina sp. FSL W8-0480 genomic window, TTCCCAAGCGCCAATGCATAAATATCGGATGCTTGGATATCCATATCAAGTGATGGATTCGAAAAGGCGGCCACTTTGCTGATGAGAGGAAGTGGCAAGTCCTTTTTCTTTCCACTAAGATAGGAACGGCCCTTCTCCGTCATGCCTAACAATCTCAAATATGAAGGATCATCTATCCGAGAGCGCATTTCTTTCGTAAAACCGGTTAAAATATGTGTTAGCATCCGTTGAATCCTTGTCCATGTATAACGCTTGGATTTAATGTCATTCATAAACGGTTGAAACGAATCGTTTTTTTGAGCGGCACGGTAAATCAGATTCTCAATACCTTCTGAGAGATCGGCAATGGTGGAAAGACGCGCGGTTCCATCCCGTAAAATACTAAAACGTAAAAATGGATAAAAACTCTCCCAGTTACCGAAGTTCATTCGTTCAGTTTGCCATTCGTGAAGGACCTCTTTGGTTGATTCGGGGATGAAATGAAGCACTTCATCTAACTTTTCTGTTGAAAAAAAAGATTTGCGGATCCCAGTAGCGCTTGCCACTTTACTAACATCCAATGTATCGTCATGATATCCTGCACCAAGCCTTTTAATTGTTGTGGGTATCATTGATGAGTTTATCGAACGGGCTGCTTGCATGTAGTGAAATCCTAAAATATTGTTTGGTTTAGAGAGGTCAACAAGCCTTCCGCCCTTTTCAGAGACAGGTTGGACTGCATCATATGCCTTGTTTAAAGCCATTGGATAGCTTAACCCTTCTTGCATAGCGTTTCTTATTGCTTGGTTGTATTCTTTAGAATAATTTTCTAAAAGGTTTAAGGTGTTGTGAAAGGGTTCAATGTCCCCATCTTCACTGCCGAAACAAAACGCTGCGCAACCTGCGGCATCAAGTAAGCTTATTGCGCCATGTGAGAAAACAGTGGCATGTCCAGTTGCGAAGCGATAAGGCAACTCGAATACAATGTCCACACCGGACGCCAAAGCCATCTTTGTTCGCGCCCACTTATCGATAAATGCGGGCTCTCCTCTTTGCAGGAAATTACCACTCATGACAGCAATGATTACATCAGCATTTGTCGCTGCTTTAGCTTGCTGAACATGGTATACATGCCCGTTATGCAAAGGGTTATATTCAACAACAACCCCTGTTGCTTTCATTATGTCCACCCCTTTGGTATTATCTAATTAAATTATACGATGCTGCGATTTAGGTGACAAGAAAATATCTTGACATCCCATTTTATCCATTATATAATCAACAGTGTTGTCTTGAGGTGATATTGACGTGAAATGGTCCATTCATCAATTACAGAAATACAGACAAGGGGCTCTGCCGCTTGACGAAGCGGTAAACCTTGAATCCGTTAAAAAGCGGAATCCGGAAATCCGGGATATTAAGCCTGTCCACGTAACGGGCAGCTGTGTCATCGGTTCAAAAAAACTGAGTTGTC contains:
- a CDS encoding nucleotidyltransferase, whose protein sequence is MKATGVVVEYNPLHNGHVYHVQQAKAATNADVIIAVMSGNFLQRGEPAFIDKWARTKMALASGVDIVFELPYRFATGHATVFSHGAISLLDAAGCAAFCFGSEDGDIEPFHNTLNLLENYSKEYNQAIRNAMQEGLSYPMALNKAYDAVQPVSEKGGRLVDLSKPNNILGFHYMQAARSINSSMIPTTIKRLGAGYHDDTLDVSKVASATGIRKSFFSTEKLDEVLHFIPESTKEVLHEWQTERMNFGNWESFYPFLRFSILRDGTARLSTIADLSEGIENLIYRAAQKNDSFQPFMNDIKSKRYTWTRIQRMLTHILTGFTKEMRSRIDDPSYLRLLGMTEKGRSYLSGKKKDLPLPLISKVAAFSNPSLDMDIQASDIYALALGNGSIASPIGLDYTTSPIMSNYFSGSSFK